One region of Peribacillus simplex genomic DNA includes:
- a CDS encoding dihydrolipoamide acetyltransferase family protein, with product MMEFKLPDVGEGMHEGEIIQWLIKEGDAVTQDQPIVEVQTDKVNAELTAPATGVVKKIFFSEGDIVEVGTTIFTIQEGNDMPAPETGISEGDIQVIQSDDVKVNGEHVTSKPHLDAVRVLATPFVRQMAREMKVDIEQVIGSGPAGRIIESDLKQFKENNSIIRENANNNDDKILQDMSPMKYAVQAKGLEKEWEERILLKGIRKKIAEHMVKSVSIIPHVTHVDELEMDRLKELKDQLKAYSDDKDIKLTFLPFFVKAIVIALKEFKTLNASIDEKTNEIILKNYYHIGIATNTKEGLIVPVIKHADQKTIFQLADEIRQLANQAREGKLGIDQITGSTFTISNVGPIGGMHATPIINYPEAAILALHKMEQRMVVRDLEGVIRLMMNMSLSFDHRLIDGVTAVHFTNRIKELLENPIRLVVEMR from the coding sequence ATGATGGAATTTAAACTTCCTGATGTAGGGGAAGGGATGCATGAAGGAGAAATTATCCAATGGCTGATCAAGGAAGGGGATGCGGTGACGCAGGACCAACCCATTGTTGAGGTGCAAACGGATAAAGTTAATGCGGAATTGACTGCCCCAGCAACGGGAGTGGTCAAGAAAATATTCTTTTCCGAAGGGGATATCGTGGAAGTGGGAACCACTATATTCACAATTCAAGAAGGGAACGATATGCCTGCTCCGGAAACAGGCATTAGTGAAGGAGATATCCAAGTCATTCAATCTGATGATGTAAAAGTAAATGGAGAGCATGTTACAAGCAAACCGCATCTTGATGCAGTGCGTGTGTTGGCTACCCCATTCGTGCGTCAAATGGCAAGGGAAATGAAGGTTGATATCGAGCAGGTTATAGGCTCCGGTCCTGCTGGGCGAATAATCGAAAGTGACTTGAAGCAGTTTAAAGAAAATAATTCGATAATAAGGGAAAATGCCAATAACAATGATGACAAGATTCTTCAAGATATGTCCCCAATGAAGTATGCCGTCCAGGCAAAAGGATTGGAAAAAGAGTGGGAAGAGCGGATTCTCCTTAAGGGCATTCGTAAAAAGATCGCTGAACATATGGTGAAGTCGGTTTCGATCATTCCTCATGTAACCCATGTAGATGAATTGGAAATGGATCGATTGAAGGAATTGAAAGATCAATTAAAGGCGTATTCCGATGATAAGGATATTAAATTGACCTTTTTGCCATTTTTCGTAAAAGCCATTGTAATCGCTTTAAAGGAGTTTAAAACTTTAAACGCTTCAATTGATGAAAAAACCAATGAAATCATCTTGAAAAATTATTATCATATTGGGATTGCAACGAATACAAAAGAGGGTCTCATTGTTCCTGTCATAAAGCATGCAGATCAAAAAACCATTTTCCAACTGGCTGATGAAATCAGGCAATTGGCAAACCAAGCCCGGGAAGGGAAGTTGGGCATAGATCAAATCACAGGCAGTACATTTACGATAAGCAATGTAGGACCCATCGGTGGGATGCATGCGACCCCGATCATTAACTATCCGGAAGCGGCCATATTAGCGTTGCATAAAATGGAACAACGAATGGTCGTCCGCGATTTGGAAGGTGTAATCCGTTTAATGATGAATATGTCTTTATCTTTCGATCACCGTTTAATAGATGGTGTTACAGCGGTGCATTTTACAAATAGAATCAAGGAACTGCTGGAAAATCCAATTCGTTTAGTTGTGGAGATGAGATAA
- a CDS encoding Lrp/AsnC family transcriptional regulator codes for MKIDEKDRSILAELTLNSRISMRELAKKVNLSAPTVTDRVRQMESFGIIKGYVAEIDHKKIGFPIECIVEATIKNGEYEKFKKYISKLPNVDFCYRIAGQACFMLKIHSENLEEVEEFINRTIPFAATVTHVILSQVEREQE; via the coding sequence ATGAAAATAGATGAAAAAGACCGGAGCATCCTTGCTGAATTAACGCTGAATAGCCGGATTTCCATGAGGGAATTGGCAAAGAAAGTAAATCTATCTGCCCCAACCGTTACCGACCGGGTACGTCAAATGGAGTCGTTCGGGATCATTAAAGGATATGTTGCCGAGATTGATCATAAAAAGATCGGTTTTCCTATTGAGTGTATCGTGGAAGCAACGATAAAAAATGGGGAATATGAGAAATTCAAAAAGTATATCTCGAAGCTGCCGAATGTTGACTTTTGCTATCGAATTGCCGGGCAGGCTTGCTTTATGCTGAAAATCCACAGTGAGAACCTTGAAGAAGTGGAGGAATTCATCAATCGGACAATTCCTTTTGCTGCAACCGTTACACATGTAATCCTTTCTCAAGTGGAGCGTGAACAGGAATGA
- the hisC gene encoding histidinol-phosphate transaminase translates to MTFTKIPVRKNIEDISPYVSGKPIEEVQRELGLETIVKLASNENPFGCSTLAKEAMLTEMEQISFYPEGMAPALAEKLARKLNINQDQIILGNGSDEVIRLLTRTYIQQNDEVIMADVTFPRYETNVLIDGGTPVKIPLINGVHDLQGMYDAITEKTRMIFVCNPNNPTGTIVEKEKLTSFIEKVPKHILLVVDEAYYEYVDDEDYLETLPLLNTHSNLVILRTFSKIYGLAALRIGYGLMDASIIQELVKVKEPFNTNRLAQAAAFASLDDHTFVEQCARKNEEGRRYLENEISEMGLTFFPSHANFLMVKLNHPGRDIFEKLLISGVIIRSGHLLGYENTIRVTIGTPLENERFITSLQHAIKKTSST, encoded by the coding sequence TTGACCTTTACGAAAATCCCGGTTCGAAAAAACATTGAAGACATAAGCCCATATGTTTCCGGTAAGCCAATTGAAGAAGTACAACGTGAACTTGGTCTTGAAACGATCGTTAAATTGGCATCCAATGAGAATCCATTCGGTTGCTCAACTCTAGCAAAAGAAGCCATGCTTACCGAAATGGAGCAAATCTCCTTTTATCCTGAAGGTATGGCACCTGCATTAGCTGAAAAGCTGGCAAGGAAATTGAATATCAATCAAGATCAAATCATCCTAGGAAATGGGTCTGATGAAGTGATACGTTTGTTAACAAGAACCTACATCCAACAAAATGATGAAGTCATCATGGCTGATGTTACATTTCCACGGTATGAAACGAATGTATTGATTGACGGCGGTACACCTGTAAAGATACCTCTTATTAATGGTGTACATGACCTGCAGGGTATGTATGATGCCATAACTGAAAAAACAAGAATGATTTTTGTCTGTAACCCCAATAATCCGACAGGAACGATCGTCGAAAAAGAAAAATTAACATCTTTTATCGAGAAGGTGCCGAAACATATTTTACTGGTCGTTGACGAAGCATACTATGAATATGTCGATGATGAAGATTATTTAGAAACTTTGCCGCTTCTAAATACCCATTCAAATCTGGTCATCTTACGCACTTTTTCAAAGATTTATGGATTGGCTGCATTAAGGATTGGATACGGTTTAATGGATGCTTCCATCATACAAGAGCTAGTTAAAGTGAAAGAACCCTTCAATACCAACCGTTTAGCACAGGCTGCGGCCTTCGCTTCCCTCGATGACCATACATTTGTAGAGCAATGTGCTCGTAAGAACGAGGAAGGAAGAAGATATTTAGAAAACGAAATAAGCGAGATGGGATTAACATTCTTCCCTTCACATGCCAACTTCTTGATGGTCAAACTGAACCATCCTGGCAGGGACATTTTCGAGAAGCTATTGATTTCTGGTGTCATCATCCGTTCTGGTCATTTGCTAGGCTATGAAAATACGATCCGCGTGACCATCGGCACTCCGCTTGAAAATGAGAGATTCATAACCTCCTTACAACATGCAATCAAAAAAACGTCCAGTACTTGA
- a CDS encoding ABC1 kinase family protein: MFGKRLKHAHRYQEIINAFLKNGFGYFIYRLGLSESKAASKLQPDENLNLRSIGERLHTILQSLGPTFIKLGQIASTRRDFVPEEIIRELEKLQDQVTPFPFDKVRKIIEAELGDSLENIFLEFHEKPLATASIGQVHTARLPSQEVVAIKVQRPDILPTVETDLEILDDLARLMEARISWARRYQIRKMIDEFAKSLRAELDYNSEGRNGERIAKQFIDDQGFKIPRIHWEYSTKRVLTMEFIQGIKINHYKQLDDEGYDRRKIAERLANSMLQQILIDGFYHGDPHPGNIIILPGNVVALMDFGMVGRLEDETKYQFASLVINLKRGSTNGLIKTLSEMGLLTDETDMAPLRVDIDELRNKYYDIPLSQISLGGAVNDLFTVANRHQVQIPPEFTMLGKALLTMEAIVEGLDPHFSIMKAAEPFGERLFKERYNPKNIAKNAWNQFIESAEAIAELPKDIKEVTGIIKKGKLRLDINIPELQVFLHKLDQISNRLSFSIILLAFSIIMVGLIIGSAIGGETLILWKIPVIEIGFVVATLMFLLMLYTIFRSGKM; the protein is encoded by the coding sequence ATGTTTGGCAAGCGACTGAAACACGCACATCGTTACCAGGAAATCATTAATGCCTTTTTGAAAAATGGTTTTGGTTACTTCATCTATCGCCTTGGATTATCCGAGAGTAAAGCGGCATCGAAACTCCAGCCCGACGAAAACCTGAACCTCCGCTCAATCGGAGAGCGGCTGCATACGATTTTACAAAGCCTGGGACCTACATTCATTAAACTTGGTCAGATTGCAAGCACGAGGCGTGACTTCGTTCCGGAAGAAATCATCCGCGAACTTGAAAAGCTGCAGGACCAGGTCACCCCCTTTCCATTTGATAAGGTTCGCAAAATTATTGAAGCCGAATTGGGTGATTCTTTGGAAAACATTTTTCTTGAATTCCATGAAAAACCACTGGCTACCGCTTCGATTGGGCAGGTCCATACTGCAAGGCTTCCATCACAGGAAGTCGTAGCAATCAAAGTACAGCGGCCCGATATTCTGCCGACTGTGGAAACGGATTTGGAAATTCTCGATGATTTGGCAAGACTGATGGAAGCACGCATATCTTGGGCCAGACGCTACCAAATCAGAAAAATGATTGATGAATTCGCTAAATCGCTTCGCGCAGAACTCGATTATAACTCCGAGGGTCGAAACGGGGAAAGAATAGCCAAGCAATTCATCGATGATCAAGGGTTTAAGATACCAAGAATCCATTGGGAGTATTCCACAAAAAGGGTCCTGACGATGGAATTCATTCAAGGAATTAAGATCAATCATTATAAACAGCTTGATGATGAAGGTTATGATCGTCGGAAAATCGCAGAAAGATTAGCGAATTCCATGCTTCAGCAAATATTGATCGATGGCTTTTATCACGGCGACCCCCACCCTGGCAACATCATCATTTTGCCAGGAAATGTCGTCGCACTCATGGATTTCGGGATGGTGGGACGTCTGGAGGATGAAACGAAGTATCAGTTCGCCTCGCTTGTCATCAACCTGAAACGTGGAAGCACCAATGGACTGATCAAGACACTTTCAGAAATGGGTCTTCTGACGGACGAAACCGATATGGCGCCATTAAGGGTGGATATTGATGAACTGCGAAATAAATATTATGATATACCATTGAGCCAAATCAGCTTAGGCGGAGCGGTCAATGACCTGTTCACAGTTGCCAATCGGCACCAAGTCCAAATCCCTCCAGAATTCACGATGCTCGGCAAGGCTCTGCTTACCATGGAGGCCATTGTTGAAGGACTAGATCCGCATTTCAGCATCATGAAGGCAGCTGAACCTTTCGGGGAAAGGCTTTTTAAGGAGCGCTACAATCCAAAAAATATTGCGAAGAACGCTTGGAATCAATTCATCGAGTCTGCCGAAGCCATTGCCGAACTACCCAAGGATATCAAGGAAGTAACAGGTATCATAAAAAAAGGGAAATTGCGACTGGATATCAATATTCCCGAACTTCAAGTTTTTTTGCATAAGCTTGATCAAATCTCGAACAGGCTTTCTTTCAGTATTATCCTGCTTGCATTCAGCATAATCATGGTCGGTCTCATTATTGGCTCGGCAATAGGTGGGGAAACCCTGATCCTATGGAAAATACCGGTTATCGAGATTGGATTTGTCGTTGCAACCCTGATGTTCTTACTTATGCTTTACACCATTTTCAGATCCGGAAAAATGTAA
- a CDS encoding amino acid permease: MESNGGSLQKRLLPRHISMMAMGGAIGTGIFKGSAETISLAGPGVIFTYIFAGLLLLVVMGAIAEMAIAYPNTNMKGFVQKAFGKRSSFIIGWMYCFMWLSVCVIEVVVAGSFLQYWLPTIPLWILSLGCAALIIGVNMMNVKNYGEFEFWFAGIKITMILLFIILGACILFGAIPSGGSNYLQNFTGHGGFFPNGWMSIFSALLIVMFSYGGSELIGLTVTEAKDAERILPKVIKSYIWRVVLFFTLPILVICGLIPWNEISDQASPFVQVLSMSGFQGSAHIMNFILITAVLSAANSGIYGCTRMLHSLAAEGEAPRSFSYVSKNGVPLYSLILSAVALVVGSMITYVAQDRAFTLLMAFPGFVVSLVWISICLAQLKLRNSYPKAPSFKLWGFPYVTLFAVIALSIICVTFVFSEQNRISIVACLIVLATLISISIFKFKSVDEQETTIIEKESC, from the coding sequence ATGGAATCAAATGGTGGGTCACTGCAAAAGAGGTTGTTGCCGAGGCATATTAGCATGATGGCAATGGGAGGGGCAATAGGTACTGGGATTTTTAAAGGAAGTGCCGAAACCATATCGTTAGCAGGGCCAGGAGTCATTTTCACTTATATTTTTGCAGGATTATTACTTCTTGTAGTCATGGGAGCTATAGCGGAAATGGCAATCGCCTATCCCAATACGAATATGAAAGGTTTCGTTCAGAAAGCATTCGGTAAGCGAAGTTCCTTTATTATAGGCTGGATGTATTGTTTCATGTGGCTGTCCGTATGTGTCATTGAGGTAGTGGTGGCAGGAAGCTTTTTGCAGTATTGGCTCCCAACAATCCCGCTATGGATATTGAGTTTAGGGTGTGCTGCTTTAATCATTGGGGTTAACATGATGAATGTTAAAAATTATGGTGAATTCGAATTTTGGTTTGCCGGCATTAAGATTACAATGATCCTTCTATTCATTATCTTGGGAGCCTGTATTTTATTTGGGGCCATCCCAAGCGGCGGATCTAATTACCTGCAAAACTTCACAGGGCACGGAGGATTTTTCCCAAATGGGTGGATGTCCATCTTTTCAGCATTACTGATCGTTATGTTCTCATATGGCGGTTCCGAGTTAATAGGCCTGACGGTAACGGAAGCAAAAGATGCTGAACGAATTTTACCGAAGGTCATTAAAAGTTATATTTGGAGAGTCGTATTATTTTTCACCTTACCGATACTTGTAATCTGCGGTCTGATTCCTTGGAACGAAATTAGCGACCAAGCAAGTCCGTTTGTACAAGTTTTGTCAATGTCCGGTTTTCAAGGATCTGCCCACATCATGAACTTCATTTTAATTACGGCCGTCTTATCTGCCGCTAACTCCGGAATATATGGGTGTACTCGGATGCTGCATTCTTTAGCTGCAGAAGGGGAGGCTCCCAGGTCATTCTCTTATGTATCAAAGAATGGCGTTCCCTTGTATAGTTTAATCCTAAGTGCCGTTGCATTGGTCGTCGGCTCCATGATTACCTACGTTGCCCAGGATCGGGCATTTACTTTATTAATGGCGTTTCCGGGTTTTGTAGTATCACTTGTATGGATCAGCATTTGTTTAGCGCAGCTAAAACTTCGCAACTCATATCCTAAAGCTCCGAGTTTTAAATTGTGGGGCTTTCCATATGTAACCTTATTTGCAGTAATCGCCTTAAGCATCATTTGTGTCACGTTCGTGTTCAGTGAACAGAATCGGATCAGCATCGTTGCCTGCCTTATTGTGTTGGCTACATTGATCTCCATCTCGATCTTTAAATTTAAAAGTGTGGATGAACAGGAAACAACTATAATAGAAAAGGAATCTTGTTAA
- the lpdA gene encoding dihydrolipoyl dehydrogenase — protein sequence MVVGEVAVETDVIIMGGGPGGYAAAIRLGQLGKSVVLVEKDKLGGACLNRGCIPSKALIHAADQYQKLNDLGKMGIRLSQERTTMDLGIWQDWKEGITSQLNQGIAHLCKENGVTVVKGQAFFLSDDRIGVETDGDFETYKFEQAIIATGSRPFIPSFIKVDGEYILDSTASLQLHEVPSSLSIIGGGYIGIELGMAFAKLGTKVTIIEMANRILPQVAENLVKEVTRNAKKLGMDIKTSARVEKASVVDGQVHLHVSSENQVAEVVVSEKTLVTIGRIPNTEEIGLNQAGITVSEKGHIAVDMECRTNVPHIFAIGDITPGPALAHRASKQGIVAAEVIGGLPSAIDSPYVPYVIFSEPQIAGVGLSSEEAEQQGYRVKTGKFPFSANGRALATNETEGFAEVIVDAKSHILLGMHMVGADASNLIGEGVLALELAARVEDIALSMHPHPTLTEGWMEAAEAVLGHAIHIVNK from the coding sequence ATGGTAGTAGGGGAAGTTGCTGTAGAGACGGATGTTATCATCATGGGAGGAGGTCCGGGGGGATATGCTGCGGCGATCCGTCTCGGACAGTTAGGGAAATCGGTCGTGCTTGTTGAAAAGGATAAGCTGGGCGGGGCTTGTCTTAATCGGGGCTGCATACCTTCGAAGGCTTTAATTCACGCAGCCGATCAATACCAAAAGCTTAACGATTTAGGGAAAATGGGGATCAGGCTGTCTCAAGAAAGAACCACAATGGACTTGGGAATTTGGCAGGATTGGAAAGAGGGCATCACTTCCCAGTTGAACCAAGGTATTGCCCATCTGTGTAAAGAAAATGGAGTGACTGTGGTTAAAGGTCAAGCCTTCTTTTTATCTGATGACCGTATCGGAGTCGAAACCGATGGCGATTTTGAAACCTACAAGTTTGAACAGGCAATTATTGCGACGGGATCCAGACCTTTCATTCCATCATTCATTAAAGTCGATGGAGAGTATATTTTGGATTCAACAGCAAGTTTGCAGCTGCATGAAGTCCCATCTAGTTTGTCGATCATAGGCGGAGGCTATATCGGAATCGAATTGGGTATGGCATTTGCAAAGTTAGGTACTAAAGTGACCATCATTGAGATGGCCAACCGCATTCTCCCCCAGGTTGCCGAGAACCTTGTCAAGGAAGTTACCCGTAATGCCAAGAAGCTAGGCATGGATATTAAAACATCGGCGCGGGTAGAAAAGGCGAGTGTAGTGGATGGCCAAGTACACCTTCATGTTTCCTCGGAAAACCAGGTGGCGGAAGTGGTAGTGAGCGAAAAGACCCTGGTTACAATTGGCAGGATTCCCAACACAGAAGAGATTGGCCTGAATCAGGCAGGCATTACGGTTAGTGAAAAGGGCCATATAGCTGTAGATATGGAATGCCGTACAAATGTGCCGCACATCTTTGCCATCGGTGACATTACACCTGGGCCGGCTCTTGCACACCGAGCGTCCAAACAGGGTATCGTGGCAGCGGAAGTAATCGGGGGGTTGCCAAGTGCCATTGACTCCCCGTATGTCCCATATGTAATCTTCTCGGAACCACAAATAGCAGGGGTTGGTTTAAGCAGTGAAGAAGCAGAACAACAGGGATACAGAGTCAAGACCGGGAAGTTCCCGTTCAGTGCCAATGGAAGGGCGCTTGCAACGAATGAAACAGAGGGATTTGCTGAAGTGATTGTGGATGCAAAAAGCCACATATTGCTTGGAATGCACATGGTTGGTGCAGATGCCTCCAACCTTATAGGTGAAGGGGTCCTTGCACTTGAGTTGGCAGCTCGGGTCGAAGATATAGCCCTCAGCATGCATCCTCATCCAACTTTGACCGAGGGGTGGATGGAAGCGGCGGAGGCAGTTTTGGGACATGCGATTCACATCGTAAATAAATAA
- a CDS encoding catalase family peroxidase, with the protein MEGNDNFKPELVREAVNVIENVAGTYPGYRRVHARGYVYEGVFTPNGKASPLTVASHLQDEAVPVIIRFSNSSPIPSHPDAISPVKGMAVKFKLPNGEASDLITVTIPLFFAKTPEAFVDIADFFKSAKEGFPNLKELTKILLKYPESKASLQMLKEMRSPASFSTCQYYSIHAFYFINAEGRRQAIKYEWVPDAGLSMLAKEEVAKHSAEYLEEEMEERLRQGPVGFKLNIQIGGENDPSDDPTTAWSEEKQVITVGHLVISNKLETIRDHLLFDPTNITEGIECSEDPILHFRHRAYAISYERRINNQ; encoded by the coding sequence ATGGAGGGAAATGACAACTTTAAACCTGAACTAGTCAGAGAAGCAGTTAATGTGATTGAAAATGTAGCTGGAACATATCCCGGTTATCGGCGGGTGCATGCAAGGGGATATGTTTATGAGGGGGTTTTTACCCCAAACGGAAAAGCGTCCCCATTAACGGTGGCTTCGCATCTTCAGGATGAAGCCGTGCCGGTGATCATTCGGTTCTCAAATAGCTCGCCGATACCAAGCCATCCAGATGCCATATCCCCTGTGAAGGGCATGGCAGTCAAGTTTAAATTGCCGAATGGAGAGGCATCAGATCTCATTACTGTCACCATTCCGCTATTCTTTGCGAAAACACCGGAAGCGTTTGTTGATATTGCTGACTTTTTCAAGTCTGCAAAAGAAGGTTTCCCAAATCTGAAAGAGCTTACAAAAATCCTGTTGAAATACCCTGAAAGCAAGGCAAGCCTGCAAATGCTTAAAGAAATGCGTTCTCCAGCCAGTTTCTCAACATGTCAATATTACTCCATTCATGCATTCTATTTCATTAATGCGGAAGGACGGCGTCAGGCTATTAAGTATGAGTGGGTACCTGATGCCGGCCTAAGTATGCTAGCAAAAGAGGAGGTAGCCAAGCATTCGGCAGAATATCTGGAAGAAGAAATGGAAGAGAGGCTCAGGCAAGGTCCGGTGGGCTTTAAATTGAACATTCAAATAGGAGGGGAAAATGATCCGTCTGACGATCCAACCACTGCTTGGTCGGAAGAAAAACAGGTAATAACGGTCGGCCATTTAGTGATTTCTAATAAGTTGGAAACGATTAGAGATCATTTATTGTTTGATCCAACCAATATTACTGAAGGAATCGAGTGCTCGGAAGATCCAATCTTACATTTTCGCCATAGGGCGTATGCCATTTCATATGAACGTCGGATAAATAACCAATGA
- a CDS encoding phasin family protein, with amino-acid sequence MDLLKNVFSLGLGAAAATKEQIEKAVDSLVKKGEISKEDSKDLIKNWVEKGELAQKQLDDSVKAKVNQALNGLNLATKEEVQDLERRIQILEKQNQQS; translated from the coding sequence ATGGACTTATTAAAAAATGTGTTTTCTTTAGGATTAGGTGCTGCCGCTGCTACAAAGGAACAAATTGAAAAAGCAGTGGACTCTCTTGTAAAAAAAGGCGAAATCAGCAAAGAAGACTCCAAGGATCTTATTAAGAATTGGGTCGAAAAAGGGGAACTAGCCCAAAAACAATTGGATGATTCCGTCAAGGCCAAAGTCAATCAAGCGCTCAACGGCCTAAACTTGGCAACCAAAGAAGAAGTTCAGGACTTAGAGCGCCGCATCCAAATTTTAGAGAAACAGAACCAACAATCGTGA
- a CDS encoding SDR family NAD(P)-dependent oxidoreductase, producing the protein MGFANKTVIVTGASNGIGRGVAKGYAESGASVVLADMDEQEGLLYAEELKNNGHEAMFVKTDVRKEADIQHLMDVTLKTYKTIDILINNAGKALFKSLYELTIEEWDDMMNTNLRSVFLCSRAAAASMRNNEMGGAIINLASTRAIMSEPDSESYAATKGGIKALTHALAASFSKEKITVNSISPGWIETGDYDSLRDEDHQQHFSNRVGKPEDIARACLYLTATENDFVTGADLIVDGGMTRKMMYEE; encoded by the coding sequence ATGGGTTTTGCAAACAAAACGGTGATTGTAACGGGCGCTTCAAATGGTATTGGGAGAGGTGTGGCAAAGGGTTATGCAGAAAGCGGTGCATCGGTGGTTCTCGCAGATATGGACGAGCAGGAAGGTCTGCTGTATGCGGAAGAGCTTAAAAATAATGGGCATGAAGCCATGTTCGTTAAGACGGATGTTCGCAAGGAAGCTGACATCCAGCATTTGATGGATGTCACTCTAAAAACATATAAGACCATTGATATATTAATCAATAATGCGGGAAAGGCATTGTTCAAATCGCTTTATGAGCTGACGATTGAGGAATGGGACGATATGATGAATACGAATCTACGCAGTGTTTTCCTTTGTTCCAGGGCAGCGGCTGCATCGATGCGGAATAATGAAATGGGAGGTGCAATCATCAATTTAGCATCAACAAGAGCGATAATGTCTGAGCCGGATTCGGAATCCTATGCTGCGACAAAAGGAGGGATCAAAGCCCTGACCCATGCACTTGCCGCTTCGTTCAGTAAAGAGAAAATTACGGTCAATTCGATTTCTCCGGGGTGGATTGAAACGGGTGATTATGACTCGTTGAGGGATGAAGATCATCAACAGCATTTTTCCAATCGGGTTGGCAAACCGGAAGATATAGCAAGGGCATGTCTTTATTTGACGGCAACGGAAAATGACTTCGTTACGGGTGCTGATCTTATCGTCGATGGAGGCATGACAAGAAAAATGATGTACGAGGAGTGA
- a CDS encoding Lrp/AsnC family transcriptional regulator produces MDEIDVCLLELLQLNGRITISELSKKLALSRPSISERMYRLQEKGIIEGFSARVSPLAIGRGVLVFIQVSELKVSVSDFEQLVKNDLDIIECHRVTGTVGYFLKAALADMDSMRLLIDRLIPYGHLNTSVVLTSPVPSRSILPRINEMDDHGAKT; encoded by the coding sequence ATGGATGAAATAGACGTTTGTTTACTGGAACTTTTACAGTTGAATGGACGCATTACGATTAGTGAACTATCGAAGAAATTGGCTCTCAGCCGGCCCAGTATTTCTGAACGTATGTATCGCCTGCAAGAAAAGGGAATCATTGAGGGGTTCAGTGCAAGGGTTTCACCACTGGCAATAGGAAGAGGTGTACTTGTGTTCATTCAGGTAAGTGAACTTAAGGTTTCCGTTTCCGATTTCGAGCAGTTAGTTAAAAATGATTTAGACATTATCGAATGCCATCGTGTAACAGGAACAGTTGGATATTTTTTGAAAGCGGCTTTAGCTGATATGGACAGCATGAGATTACTTATAGATCGATTAATACCCTATGGACATCTGAATACTTCCGTAGTTTTGACATCCCCGGTGCCTTCCCGCTCCATTCTTCCAAGGATCAATGAAATGGATGATCATGGTGCGAAAACCTAG
- a CDS encoding YbjQ family protein has translation MIIVTTNTVPGKEIKELKGLVKGNCVQSKHIGKDILAGLRTIVGGEITEYTEMMKEARQKAIGRMVDEATEKGANAIVAMRLETSAIMQNASEIIAYGTAVHVE, from the coding sequence ATGATTATCGTGACTACTAATACCGTTCCTGGAAAAGAAATTAAAGAACTGAAGGGGCTTGTTAAGGGGAACTGCGTTCAATCGAAACATATTGGAAAAGATATTCTTGCGGGATTGAGGACCATTGTCGGCGGTGAAATCACAGAGTATACGGAAATGATGAAAGAAGCCAGACAAAAAGCAATTGGCAGGATGGTCGATGAAGCGACAGAGAAAGGGGCGAATGCCATCGTTGCAATGCGCCTGGAAACATCGGCTATCATGCAAAACGCTAGTGAAATCATTGCTTATGGCACTGCCGTTCATGTTGAATGA